From the genome of Macadamia integrifolia cultivar HAES 741 unplaced genomic scaffold, SCU_Mint_v3 scaffold342, whole genome shotgun sequence, one region includes:
- the LOC122068119 gene encoding DNA replication ATP-dependent helicase/nuclease JHS1 isoform X7 has product MAPRKKFGSSSSSKKSNQNNRQSQPSKFGIEHFFERHTQNAAQSASQNAQIPKSSQTSDPKNPSQSTPPANLPTIPAATVIAFGNQENAREDSPPDVSKSVPLKRFKFSPGMLIKQSQDDGGDEITWKISPVNERLQAVSKHLPEMMRALADASKLNALNFHKCSQKQSPPGSVGKLETWLSSPPPKAPERSVIVSKKLCPKGVEQEQAVEFQGSCLNSSDWNNTGAVKCQSPFSPFRTPPSMSFCPDDTVNDSMCKETCDQPGLWQHRKALLELLDQVEDVISVEESVTNDLEANLSLSQENRSNEISVEVDTAPKTLAKCTPQRFNRRSSEHNFLVLEVYEKHKTGDSSGALSPFKVIRLLNEQRGEEQALHLCDEWFNSIIGPGDTIHVIGEFDKQGKCVVDHDNNLVIVLPDIVVSGTRVAASFSCPRRTVLDERLKCSEHSTPALIGTLLHQIFQAGLLKELPTKDFLEEYARIVLQKNVESLYACGVKEKDMLMKLIEAIPRILNWLISFRHSQKTELPAVAFGSNGGEEKVTISEIIDIEEMAWAPRYGLKGMIDASVRVKIDSETSGAEEKIMPLEFKTGKGTTGQSAMEHSAQVILYTLLMSERYLKHIDSGLLYYLHTDQTQGVLVRRSDLVGLIMRRNELAKDILKASTTQQLPPMLQNPNMCKGCRHLNVCTIYHKANGGNTESSGLGDIFDTHVKHLSGTQLGFLKKWDRLIDLEAKEMQAANRKIWRSLGLRSEHSSGLSSVILDASDKLFPTNCPKDGRYLYRFVRQDLPNCERETDNGETLNAVPSPIGNLDCTLRSGDHVIFSTESSRVAVANGVITDISRFHVSVSFPRRLRLPGSKSSSEVGDLLQEVWRIDKDEFTTSFAIMRFNLIQLFVQSAEASRLRNMIVDIEAPRFDSAGIFSQDPAISYVRSEKSLNKDQRRAIQKILTAKDYALILGMPGTGKTSTMVHAVKALLMRDASILLTSYTNSAVDNLLIKLKAQGIDFVRIGRYEAVHEEVRDHCFSETGACSVEDIKLRLAQVNVIAVTCLGITHPLLANRRFDVCIMDEAGQITLPVSLGPLMFASIFVLVGDHYQLPPLVQSTEARENEMGISLFCRLSEAHPQAISALQCQYRMNAGIMELSNALIYGNRLRCGSPEIANAKLQFLYAKPSISWLKEMMMQV; this is encoded by the exons ATGgctccaaggaagaaatttggttcatcttcatcatcaaagAAATCAAACCAGAACAACCGGCAATCCCAACCTTCCAAGTTCGGAATCGAACATTTCTTCGAGCGCCACACTCAAAATGCTGCTCAATCAGCCTCTCAAAATgcccaaattcccaaatcctcaCAAACATCCGATCCCAAAAACCCTTCTCAGAGTACACCTCCCGCGAATCTCCCCACAATCCCTGCCGCGACCGTTATTGCATTCGGAAATCAAGAAAATGCAAGAGAGGACTCGCCTCCAGATGTCTCCAAGTCAGTTCCCCTCAAACGCTTCAAATTCTCACCTGGCATG TTGATAAAGCAAAGTCAGGATGATGGAGGTGATGAGATCACGTGGAAGATCTCTCCAGTGAACGAGCGGCTTCAAGCTGTCTCCAAGCATTTGCCTGAGATGATGAGAGCATTGGCTGATGCTTCAAAGCTGAATGCTTTGAATTTTCACAAATGCTCACAGAAACAG AGTCCTCCTGGTTCAGTGGGAAAGCTTGAGACTTGGCTTTCTTCACCCCCACCTAAAGCTCCTGAAAGATCCGTGATAGTCTCAAAAAAGCTTTGTCCAAAAGGGGTTGAGCAAGAACAGGCAGTGGAGTTCCAGGGTAGCTGCTTAAACTCCAGTGATTGGAATAACACTGGTGCAGTTAAATGTCAGAGTCCGTTCAGTCCTTTCCGAACCCCTCCTTCAATGTCATTCTGCCCCGATGAT ACTGTTAATGATAGCATGTGTAAAGAAACATGCGATCAGCCGGGTTTGTGGCAACACAGAAAG GCATTGCTTGAACTCTTAGACCAAGTGGAAGATGTCATTTCTGTTGAAGAATCAGTAACTAATGACCTGGAGGCAAATTTATCATTAAGTCAAGAAAACAGAAGTAATGAGATTTCTGTGGAAGTTGATACTGCACCGAAAACACTGGCTAAGTGTACACCACAGAGGTTCAACAGGAGATCCTCTGAACATAATTTTCTTGTATTGGAG GTTTATGAGAAGCATAAAACTGGTGACTCATCCGGTGCTCTGTCTCCTTttaag GTCATTCGTCTATTGAATGAGCAACGTGGGGAGGAGCAGGCTTTGCATTTGTGTGATGAGTG GTTTAACAGCATCATTGGACCTGGTGATACCATACATGTGattggagaatttgataagCAAGGAAAATGTGTTGTGGACCATGACAATAATCTTGTTATTGTTCTTCCGGATATAGTGGTATCTGGAACTCGG GTTGCTGCTAGTTTCAGCTGCCCCAGGAGAACTGTGTTGGATGAGAGGCTAAAGTGTAGTGAGCATTCTACTCCAGCATTGATTGGTACCTTGCTTCATCAGATTTTTCAG GCTGGACTTCTTAAGGAGCTTCCTACGAAAGATTTTTTGGAGGAATATGCAAGAATAGTGCTCCAGAAAAATGTTGAGAGCTTGTATGCATGTGGAG TAAAGGAGAAGGATATGCTAATGAAACTGATTGAGGCAATTCCAAGAATATTAAATTGGCTCATATCCTTTAGGCATTCACAG AAAACAGAACTTCCTGCTGTTGCTTTTGGATCcaatggtggagaagaaaaggtCACCATAAGTGAG ATAATAGATATTGAAGAGATGGCATGGGCCCCAAGATATGGTTTGAAAGGAATGATTGATGCTTCTGTTCGAGTTAAAATAGATTCGGAGACCAGTGGAGCTGAGGAGAAAATAATGCCTTTGGAGTTTAAAACTGGTAAAGGAACCACTGGCCAG TCTGCTATGGAACATTCTGCCCAAGTGATCCTATACACTCTCCTAATGTCTGAAAG ATACTTGAAACATATTGATTCTGGCCTTCTTTATTATCTCCATACAGATCAGACACAG GGAGTTTTAGTTCGAAGATCTGACTTGGTAGGGCTAATCATGCGCCGTAATGAACTTGCAAAAGATATCCTAAAGGCATCAACAACACAGCAATTGCCTCCAATGTTACAG AATCCAAATATGTGCAAGGGTTGTCGCCACCTTAATGTTTGTACCATTTATCATAAG GCAAATGGTGGCAACACAGAGAGCAGTGGATTGGGTGATATCTTTGACACACACGTCAAACACTTAAGTGGTACTCAGTTGGGTTTCCTTAAAAAATGGGATCGATTGATTGACTTAGAAGCCAAAGAGATGCAG GCTGCAAATAGAAAGATCTGGCGTTCACTTGGTCTCAGGAGTGAACACTCCAGTGGCCTATCTTCTGTTATTCTTGATGCTTCAGACAAGCTCTTCCCCACTAATTGTCCCAAAGATGGCCGATATCTCTACCGGTTTGTACGTCAAGATTTGCCTAATTGTGAACGAGAAACAGATAATGGGGAGACTCTAAATGCTGTCCCTTCTCCAATTGGCAATCTGGATTGCACACTCAGAAGTGGGGACCATGTG ATATTCAGCACAGAATCTAGCCGTGTAGCAGTTGCCAATGGAGTTATAACGGACATCAGTCGCTTCCATGTTTCA GTGTCCTTTCCTAGACGCTTACGGCTTCCTGGGAGCAAATCTTCTTCAGAGGTGGGAGATCTCCTTCAGGAGGTGTGGCGGATTGACAAGGATGAATTTACTACCTCGTTTGCAATTATGAG ATTCAACCTTATACAACTGTTTGTTCAAAGTGCCGAAGCTTCTCGTCTTAGAAACATGATTGTTGATATTGAG GCACCCAGGTTTGACAGTGCAGGTATATTCAGCCAAGATCCCGCAATATCTTATGTCCGCTCAGAGAAGAGTCTAAACAAGGACCAGCGCAGAGCTATCCAAAAG ATACTTACAGCAAAAGATTATGCTCTAATTCTAGGAATGCCTGGAACTGGCAAGACTTCCACTATGGTGCATGCTGTGAAGGCATTGCTGATGAGAGATGCATCCATTTTGCTCACATCATACACAAACTCAGCTGTTGATAACTTGCTTATCAAATTGAAAGCTCAG GGCATAGATTTTGTACGTATTGGACGGTATGAAGCTGTGCATGAGGAAGTTCGTGACCACTGTTTTTCTG AGACGGGCGCATGCAGTGTTGAAGATATTAAGCTAAGATTAGCTCAGGTCAATGTTATTGCAGTAACTTGTTTGGGGATAACTCATCCCTTGCTTGCCAATAGGAGGTTTGATGTTTGCATAATGGATGAAGCTGGACAGATAACACTGCCT GTATCCTTGGGGCCCTTGATGTTTGCTTCAATATTTGTGCTTGTTGGAGATCATTACCAGTTACCTCCACTCGTCCAG AGCACTGAGGCTCGGGAGAATGAGATGGGAATAAGTTTGTTTTGCAGACTCTCAGAGGCACATCCTCAAGCAATTTCCGCATTACAATGCCAG TACCGAATGAATGCTGGCATCATGGAACTCTCAAATGCCTTAATATACGGGAACCGATTACGTTGTGGTTCCCCTGAAATAGCAAATGCAAAACTCCAGTTTCTATATGCAAAGCCTAGTATATCATGGCTGAAGGAG